The Seriola aureovittata isolate HTS-2021-v1 ecotype China chromosome 7, ASM2101889v1, whole genome shotgun sequence genome includes the window TGATGGAACAGGCACATTCTCATCTGACAGAGCTATTGATGGGAATATGTCGACTTGTGCTCATACCAATAAGACGGTCGACTCCTGGTGGAGAATTGACCTGCTGGGTGTCTACAATATTTCCTGTATCGCTATCTACAACATCAAGCATAACAATGCTAATATAACTGGTGCTCAGATCTTCATTGGGAACTCCCGTGAAATCCATTCTCTCAACAGCACTGAAACCAACACGTAATGCCTTCATGCTGCGTTTTCAGGCGTTGGCATGTTCATTCTTTTCTTGCCATAATACACATTTCTAACTTGTACCTCTGTGGCTTGATTTCAGCGAGTTACAATTTAAGTTAAATATCACAGCATCTTTTTCAGCTTCCACAGCTCCGAAGAAAACAATCAGAGATTTAATCTCAGAACCACAAAACATCACTCTTCAAGccctttctgtttctctgtctctaactgtgtgttcatctttttctctcctcaagGCATGTAAATATCACGAAATTCACAATGGACAGATacaattactttcattttaatggaGAAGCGGTGGGACGCTATGTGCTTGTGTTCACACCAGTAACAAATTTTACAGTTCTGTGTGACGTGAAGATCTGGGGCAGCTTAAAAGGTGCAACACGTTCTCATCCACAAAACTATGTGCTTATTTAATGcagtgcacacatacagtaactgtAAATGACATATTAGTAGCCTTACATAAATACTGAAATTTCTCCTTTCCAGTATAATGTAGACAAATAGTCTATTCATACAAGAACCATAAGCAaatagataaacaaataaataaaataaatagaatatttTTAGTGCAATGGGGTTCTATGTTTACAAAGccatatactatactatatactataaaaaattgtaattgttttaattactcgttttttttgtttttttctagaATCACCTTTTTTACTGATCAGCCAGAATAAGACGTGGGAAGAGGCCCTGCGCTACTGCAGGGACAATGACATGGACCTGGCTTCCATCCTTGATGACAAGGACCAGGTCTGGGCTGAGCTGGAGGTCAAAAAGGCCAAAAGTCCCCATGTGTGGCTGGGCCTACGCTATACCTGCACCCTGGACTTCTGGTTCTG containing:
- the LOC130172035 gene encoding uncharacterized protein LOC130172035 isoform X2, with translation MLWILLPLSLINFTAGTNLNDNGTAICNNTANSTLKGNTTQSSNYIDGTGTFSSDRAIDGNMSTCAHTNKTVDSWWRIDLLGVYNISCIAIYNIKHNNANITGAQIFIGNSREIHSLNSTETNTHVNITKFTMDRYNYFHFNGEAVGRYVLVFTPVTNFTVLCDVKIWGSLKESPFLLISQNKTWEEALRYCRDNDMDLASILDDKDQVWAELEVKKAKSPHVWLGLRYTCTLDFWFWIEDHGLNYNCFKGEKVNECGMSVAMDVKGKHVWSSKPDNETFNFICSKKEN
- the LOC130172035 gene encoding fucolectin-6-like isoform X1, with translation MSLFSSTVKMLWILLPLSLINFTAGTNLNDNGTAICNNTANSTLKGNTTQSSNYIDGTGTFSSDRAIDGNMSTCAHTNKTVDSWWRIDLLGVYNISCIAIYNIKHNNANITGAQIFIGNSREIHSLNSTETNTHVNITKFTMDRYNYFHFNGEAVGRYVLVFTPVTNFTVLCDVKIWGSLKESPFLLISQNKTWEEALRYCRDNDMDLASILDDKDQVWAELEVKKAKSPHVWLGLRYTCTLDFWFWIEDHGLNYNCFKGEKVNECGMSVAMDVKGKHVWSSKPDNETFNFICSKKEN